The following proteins come from a genomic window of Oxyura jamaicensis isolate SHBP4307 breed ruddy duck chromosome 12, BPBGC_Ojam_1.0, whole genome shotgun sequence:
- the WNT5A gene encoding protein Wnt-5a isoform X1, whose product MEKSTAVLIQGGALGTVGSTMASQYFIVALAIFSSFTQVLIEASSWWSLGMNPMNPMNPVQMSEVYIIGAQPLCSQLAGLSQGQKKLCQLYQDHMQFIGEGAKTGIKECQYQFRHRRWNCSTVDNNSVFGRVMQIGSRETAFTYAVSAAGVVNAMSRACREGELSSCGCSRAARPKDLPRDWLWGGCGDNIEYGYRFAKEFVDARERERVYQRGSYESARIMMNLHNNEAGRRTVYNLADVACKCHGVSGSCSLKTCWLQLADFRKVGDALKEKYDSAAAMKLNSRGKLVQVNSRFNAPTIHDLVYIDPSPDYCVRNESTGSLGTQGRLCNKTSEGMDGCELMCCGRGYDQFKTVQRERCHCKFHWCCYVKCKLCTEIVDQFVCK is encoded by the exons ATGGAG AAATCCACTGCAGTATTAATCCAAGGAGGTGCTTTGGGGACAGTTGGCAGTACAATGGCTTCTCAGTACTTCATAGTGGCTCTggccattttctcctcttttaccCAGGTTCTAATAGAAGCCAGCTCTTGGTG GTCTTTAGGGATGAACCCTATGAACCCCATGAACCCTGTTCAGATGTCAGAGGTATACATAATAGGAGCCCAGCCACTATGTAGCCAGCTAGCAGGGCTTTCCCAAGGACAGAAGAAACTCTGCCAATTGTATCAGGACCATATGCAGTTCATTGGAGAGGGTGCAAAGACCGGCATTAAGGAATGCCAGTATCAGTTCAGACATAGAAGATGGAATTGCAGCACTGTGGACAACAACTCTGTTTTTGGCAGAGTCATGCAGATAG GCAGCCGGGAGACGGCATTCACCTATGCAGTGAGCGCGGCTGGGGTGGTCAACGCCATGAGCCGTGCCTGCAGAGAGGGCGAGCTCTCTTCCTGCGGCTGCAGCCGGGCCGCGCGGCCCAAGGACCTGCCCCGGGACTGGCTGTGGGGTGGCTGCGGGGACAACATCGAGTATGGATACCGCTTTGCCAAGGAGTTCGTTGACGCCCGGGAGCGGGAGAGAGTTTACCAGAGAGGTTCCTATGAGAGCGCCCGGATCATGATGAACCTGCACAACAACGAGGCCGGGAGGAGA ACTGTGTACAACCTGGCTGACGTGGCCTGTAAATGCCACGGTGTCTCTGGCTCCTGTAGCCTGAAGACCTGTTGGCTGCAGCTTGCCGATTTCCGCAAGGTAGGTGATGCCCTGAAGGAGAAATACGATAGTGCTGCTGCCATGAAACTCAACAGCCGGGGCAAGCTAGTGCAGGTGAACAGCCGCTTCAACGCACCCACTATTCACGACCTTGTCTACATCGATCCCAGCCCCGACTACTGTGTGCGCAACGAGAGCACTGGGTCCCTGGGTACACAGGGCCGCCTTTGCAATAAGACCTCGGAGGGCATGGATGGCTGTGAACTCATGTGCTGCGGCCGGGGGTATGACCAGTTCAAGACAGTACAGCGAGAACGCTGCCACTGCAAATTCCACTGGTGCTGCTACGTTAAATGCAAGCTGTGCACAGAGATTGTGGACCAGTTTGTGTGCAAATAG
- the WNT5A gene encoding protein Wnt-5a isoform X2, whose product MASQYFIVALAIFSSFTQVLIEASSWWSLGMNPMNPMNPVQMSEVYIIGAQPLCSQLAGLSQGQKKLCQLYQDHMQFIGEGAKTGIKECQYQFRHRRWNCSTVDNNSVFGRVMQIGSRETAFTYAVSAAGVVNAMSRACREGELSSCGCSRAARPKDLPRDWLWGGCGDNIEYGYRFAKEFVDARERERVYQRGSYESARIMMNLHNNEAGRRTVYNLADVACKCHGVSGSCSLKTCWLQLADFRKVGDALKEKYDSAAAMKLNSRGKLVQVNSRFNAPTIHDLVYIDPSPDYCVRNESTGSLGTQGRLCNKTSEGMDGCELMCCGRGYDQFKTVQRERCHCKFHWCCYVKCKLCTEIVDQFVCK is encoded by the exons ATGGCTTCTCAGTACTTCATAGTGGCTCTggccattttctcctcttttaccCAGGTTCTAATAGAAGCCAGCTCTTGGTG GTCTTTAGGGATGAACCCTATGAACCCCATGAACCCTGTTCAGATGTCAGAGGTATACATAATAGGAGCCCAGCCACTATGTAGCCAGCTAGCAGGGCTTTCCCAAGGACAGAAGAAACTCTGCCAATTGTATCAGGACCATATGCAGTTCATTGGAGAGGGTGCAAAGACCGGCATTAAGGAATGCCAGTATCAGTTCAGACATAGAAGATGGAATTGCAGCACTGTGGACAACAACTCTGTTTTTGGCAGAGTCATGCAGATAG GCAGCCGGGAGACGGCATTCACCTATGCAGTGAGCGCGGCTGGGGTGGTCAACGCCATGAGCCGTGCCTGCAGAGAGGGCGAGCTCTCTTCCTGCGGCTGCAGCCGGGCCGCGCGGCCCAAGGACCTGCCCCGGGACTGGCTGTGGGGTGGCTGCGGGGACAACATCGAGTATGGATACCGCTTTGCCAAGGAGTTCGTTGACGCCCGGGAGCGGGAGAGAGTTTACCAGAGAGGTTCCTATGAGAGCGCCCGGATCATGATGAACCTGCACAACAACGAGGCCGGGAGGAGA ACTGTGTACAACCTGGCTGACGTGGCCTGTAAATGCCACGGTGTCTCTGGCTCCTGTAGCCTGAAGACCTGTTGGCTGCAGCTTGCCGATTTCCGCAAGGTAGGTGATGCCCTGAAGGAGAAATACGATAGTGCTGCTGCCATGAAACTCAACAGCCGGGGCAAGCTAGTGCAGGTGAACAGCCGCTTCAACGCACCCACTATTCACGACCTTGTCTACATCGATCCCAGCCCCGACTACTGTGTGCGCAACGAGAGCACTGGGTCCCTGGGTACACAGGGCCGCCTTTGCAATAAGACCTCGGAGGGCATGGATGGCTGTGAACTCATGTGCTGCGGCCGGGGGTATGACCAGTTCAAGACAGTACAGCGAGAACGCTGCCACTGCAAATTCCACTGGTGCTGCTACGTTAAATGCAAGCTGTGCACAGAGATTGTGGACCAGTTTGTGTGCAAATAG